Below is a genomic region from Miscanthus floridulus cultivar M001 chromosome 1, ASM1932011v1, whole genome shotgun sequence.
aaaagctaattgcagttaaaccagtgtcagccttttgagcctcatgaaccccatattatattttttgagtacgacatgtacttatgcttgctttattttttaattatttggataaaaatcccggatgggtaccagattgctagagtttggatgaattaggcttgtgatcaatcagtcagttgtctctgtggaattggagtcttcacccgaagatcggagtgtctttccgctgtttgctgtctaaggttatattctttatactaagtacattacatattgagcattgtctttcgatattacctttatttgtagctatatatgagatttgacttcttgggctcacatatggtgtgtatctggttttgttcttaaaaccgggtgcgacagTTGGCCCTCCCCTACTTTCCTCCATAACAAGGCCAGAACCATCTCTAGTAAATTCAAAACCTTGAGAACCATCCTTAAATCCTGGAGTTAATCCTTCTCTAGCCTGAAGTTGAGCATAAATAACATTTCCATGACCATTCAGTCTCTTGAAAACCTTGAGGATGACAGAGACCTCACTTTGGAAGAATGGAATTTCAAAGACATACTAAGGGGAAAATTGTTACATCTGCTAGAACTCCAAAGAATCTACTAGAAGCAAAGGGGTTCTATCAAGTGGGTTACTTTGGGAGATGCTGGTACTAAGTTCTTCCATGTCAATACAACAATaagacataggaaaaatattGTCACTAAGTTGACAACAGAGGACGGGGAGGTACACACTTCACATCCTAGTAAGGAACTGGTTATCTAGCAATCTTTCAAACAAAGACTGGGAGTTACTGAATTCAATGATATGCTTTTTGACCTTACCTCCTTAATTCAAATGCACCATGATCTTGGCTGGATAGAAGAtaagttcacaaccacagaaatTGACAATGTGGTTAAAATGCTTCCTAATGACAAATATCCTGGACCCGATGGGTTCAGTAATGAATTCATCAAGAAATGTTGGCCAATCATCAAAATGGATTTCTATGATTTGTGCTGGGATTTCCAAAGCAACAATGTTTGTCTGCAGAGCATTAATTTTTCTCCTTCATCACTCTTGTCCCAAAAAATGAAAGCCCTTCTTGCATCTCTAACTATAGGCCAATCTCCCTGCTCAATGCTTCCATGAAGTTGATTACCAAACCCTTGGCAAATAGACTGCAGGTCATAATCACTTCTCTTATCCACAAAAACCAACATGGCTTTATTAAACATGGAACTATTTAGGATTGCTTGGCTTGGGCATTTAAATATCTGCATCTGTGTCACCACTCTAGAAAAGAAATAGTCATCCTAAAGCCGGATTTTGAGAAGGCCTTTGATAAAATTGAACATTCAACCATCCTGAAATTATTGGAAGCTAGAGGATTTGGACAAGCTTGGATCTCCTGGATCAACAATATTCTTTCAACAGGAACTTCAAAGGTACTGCTAAATGGTGTCCCTAGGATAAATATCCATTGTAAAAGAGGTGTTAAGCAAGGTGATCCCCTTTCCCCTTTGCTTTTTGTCCTGGCTGCTGACCTATTTCAGTCTGTCCTTAATAAGGCAAAAGATAGTATGCTGATGACACTTTGATCATCCTTGAAGGAGATGCAAGGTAGCTCTTCTTCCTCAAATCTGTCCTCCACTCCTTTTCTGTTTCCATAGGTTTAAAGGTCAACTACAGTAAGTCCTTGATGCTTCCCATCAATATCTCTGAAACCAAATTTGATCATCTGGCAAATACCTTTGGATGTTCTAAAGGATCGTTTCCTTTCACTTACCTTGGGTTACCCTTAGGCCTCACCAAACCAAAGGTTGAAGACTTCCTTCCCCTGGTAAATAAGTGTGAGAGGAGACTTGCATGTGCTTCTTCCCTCCTATCACAAGCAGGGAAACTTGAATTGACAAATGCAATTCTCACTGCCTTTCCCACCTTCCACCTCTGTGCCCTTGCCCTACCCAAAGGTGTGCTCAAACAAATTGACAAATTGAGAAAACACTGTCTCTGGAGAGGATCAGACTTAAATTCAAAAAAATCTTCCAGAGCTGCTTGGGAAATGGTCTgcaagccaaaagaggagggagGTTTAGGGGTTTTGGACCTACAAAAGCAAAATGAAGCTCTTCTGATGAAAAATCTAGACAAATTCTTGAATAGAAGGGACATATATACCCTGGGTAACAATGGTGTGGGAGAAGCACTACCCAAATGGAAAGTTCCCATGCAACGCCAAAAAAGGATCTTTCTGGTGGAAAGACatcttaaggccctgtttggttgggcttttggctttggcttttggccccaaaagccaaaagcccaaccaaaggggctgcttttggagggtgctttttcagaagcagctgcttttccgtagttcatttttgaaagctgggttgaccctgcttttggcttttggctttctgcttttcgaaattggtggaataaaaagctcttccatagttgtttcaagagagataaagataaaaggtatattttatacttgtttaaccaaacagctttcagcttttctacagctcacagcccacagcagcttttccacagctcacagcccacagcagctttttcccacagccacagctcaaccaaacagggcctaaagctTCTTGAAACTTTCAAATCTCTATCTAAGGTGAATGTGCAAAATGGTCAGACTTGCCTCTTCTGGCAAGACAACTGGATGCAGCAGCCTCTCAAATCTGATTATCCAGAACTGTACTCTGCCAAGAACAAGTGGATTTCAGTTCATTCAGTAATACCATCAGCAATCAATCAATGAACTTTTCAGTCTGCCTTTGTCAACAGAAGCCTTTAGCCAGTTACAATATGTGGAGTCCATAAGAGAGCACTTCCCATTGATAGATTAGCAGGACATCTGTAATTCAAATTGGGGGACCTTCTCCCCTTCAAGAGCTTACAAATTTCTAATTGGCTATAGAGAAGTGCATCAAGCCTTCAGCTGGCTTTGGATATGTTTTTGTCAACGAAAACACAAAGTCTTCTTCTGGTTGCTTCTAAAGGATAGGCTAAGCACAAGAGGTATCCTTAGAAGAAAGAACATGCAGCTTGATTCTTACAAATGCGTCTTGTGCAGTCTGAGCGCTGAAGAAACTTCAGCACATCTGTTTCTGAACTGCCCTTTTGCCAAGGAGTGTTGGAATTCAATTGGTATATCATTTCAAGGAAACATCAATGCCACAGAGGTGGTTCTGGAGATAAGATCACAGTCCAATAACAGATTCTTCATGATCTCTGCAATCTTGATGTCCTGGGAAATATGGAGTATTAGGAATGATTTCGTTTTCAAAAATCTTCAGCCAGAGGTGGAAAACGCTAAAGAGGTGTTCAAGAAAGAAATCCAGCTTCTGTCCCTAAGGGCCAAGGCAAAAGATTCGATTTTATATGATCGATGGATCCACAATCTGTTGTAATTTTCTTGTTTAATTTCATTTTCTTTCTCCCCTTCTTTGTTTCTTAAGTCTCTTTGCTTGACTGCTGTACCTTCTTTTGACTTTAACTTTTAATAAATTTCCTGCAGGGGCGAAAGCCCCTCCagttctctcaaaaaaaaaatcttctgtAGAGTGCGTACTACATCAACCATCACTGGCTCACAAAATCTTCTGTAGAGTGCGTACTACATGAGCAGTGCCGGCCCTAGGGGTAGGGCACAAGGTGCGACAACCAAGGGCCTAAGCAGACGAGGGGCCCAAGCCCAGGTATACAAACCCCTAGGTCCTATAAtccattaggcattagcaaactaatgagaagagagacatagaactggtCAGACGGCCCAAAAAGACAACATCGGCATTTCTTTCCTAGTTTCCTTTCCCCACGACCCTCGGGTAGAGAagaggcgaggagtcacgctgcacataGCACACTCTGATAGTGAGTTCGCGACGTGCGCCTTGCCCacgcggagctggcgagccgcgccgccacgaaaagctagactaccggagacatggaacggcgcacgaggacggcgaccaggcagggctccgcgacgacgacatcttgatttttggcttcttacgaattgcgatcaccgatcagttgtttaggcccaatgtatttttttcctttttatttttaatccaaattaattttttgtatagtattctagacttctagtactttgtgcCCATATAGTcgtatttttcttctaatttaggtgttagaattttagaatgttatctaagaaacatttgtcatgggtgagaaaagaaaacgaatatattgcttttttaatctacattgttcctcgataattatcatacatctacaaatatattgtttaatctatattgttcctcgataattatcagacatgttaaattaaaaatatgttattcaaTTTTCtttcgttttgcaagtaaaattagtgcctatatattataagattttatacatggtcaAGAGGAGCCGTTGCGACGAGATCGCCAGAGGACCCTTAAAATCATAGGACCGCACTGTACATGAGCCATGAGTAGCGGACTTACCCATCATTGTGGACTTCCCCTACACGCCGGCACAATTTCCATCCTTCTTCCTTGAATCCGTGACTTTTCACCGCACACTAAAACACTAGACATCCGTATGCATGGATGTCCCTCTCAGTGCCTTATGAAACATGAAAAAGCATTACTGCATCTCAAGCATGTGAGCTGCCTGTCCATACAAAGTTGCACGTACAGTAGTTCAATAACAAGTTGAGTTTGCTGTGACCGTGAGTACTCAAGCACAGGATGATGTCACGGAGACTAGCTCACCTAGATCAATTACAAACACATGCTGGTCAACGTACAACCGTTGCACCGAGATATTTATCGCTTTATTTGTCCACAGATATGCAAATGCCAAATCGAGATCATATACATTTGTTTAGAAAATGGAAGAGACTTTCTGTTTCTGAGTTTTCGCACACAGTGTTTATATTATTACATAGTTTCAGCGACATTTTTGATGAGTCAAGAAACAAGAAATACAAAGATTGTTAAAGTTCTATCCATGGGAAGCGAACAACTATAACGCAGTTGTCTCTAGTTTTCTGCTCGCTAACTAGAAAAATTTCGTTGTTTTACCATCATGCTGTAGCAGTGTCTAAACATGCAGTTAGTACAATAGCCAGGCAGAGAGGCTAGTGTAGCCTATGTTTTGAAACAGAGAGAATAATTATAACTGAACAGACGTGCTTGACTGGCATAGAAGATTAGCGATATACATTGCCGTCGGCCGCAGGTCACGGAGTCATCAAGAAATTGCCAAGACATGTGGAGGCAGGAGCCCGGATGGTGTGTGTGTCTCAACAGAAAGATCATTGCTTGTCTGTGTCCCCGGCATGCACAcccagcacatgcatgaaacgcGTGCCTCACAGAGTTAAACTACCACAGCCCAACCTCCTTTGGTATATCACGACTACTTCGTgtctttgctttgctttgctcaCATAATCTGTGCTTCTTCTCTTATTATCCATAAAACGTGTGTATACTAATTATTAGTTGCTCTAAATCAAAGTTTACATGCTAAACAGGCTAACTGGATCGTTCCTGAATATCCGAAATGGAAATATATTTTCATTCTTCAATTAATGATTTAATTCAATTGTTTTCTCTCATCATATAACATGTAAGGACTGTAAACTTCTGTTGTATTTGTCATCTCATCGATGTAGACATTTTTTTCAGTTAGAAAACAGGAATTTGGTtacaaaattcaaaatttcagtTCTTCAACGTAACTGCCCAACACACAGTTTTCTCTTCATCAGGGAGCTACCTTGCCCACATATACAATACAATTTCTGAAAACAAATCAATATATTATTTAATTGATGGAACAGATCCATCATGTGGCATGTGCATATATACATGAATCCACATCCAAATAAACTGGGATGTGTATGTGGTGTCATGTCATCATCATCTAATGATGATACTTCCCCTGACTGACAATTAATTAATACAAGGAAAATTCATCAGCAACAACTACTAAGTAAAGCTAGCTACACCACCACCAACAGCAGCCACTATACTAAGTATAGCAGAAGCAACACCAAACAAGACACTTCTTTGTCATTCCTACTAGACTAGAATCATGCATACGTGGTGCTCCATCCACCTCACACGACGCCGCTATTAATTCATTAGCTTGTGAAAAAACAAAGCTTACGAATTAGTAAGGTGGGAGGGGACACGAATATATGCCATCTAGCTAGTCAACCAATTGCTATTTAGTAGATGACGATCGATGAATGATGGATGCAGAGATAGATAGAGGTGCTAGCTAAAGATGATATATGTgtgtgcatgtatatatatatacatatacatatatgtatatagTGATCAAATGATGTGCTATTGCCTAAACCATGGGTGAATAATATGATGGATGGTCCAACGTTGTTCAGCAGGCAGCAGATTTGGTGAAAGGGCTGAACATGTGCAGTGCTCCGCCAGGGCCACCCGCCATAGGCCCATCtgcaccggtggtggtggtggccgtggcGGTGGCGGCAGACACTCCGGTGGTGGCGAGGCGCTTGCAGGAGGGACAGATGGAGAGCGCAGCGGCGGCGGGCATGAAAAAGGCAGCCGGGTGGGGGTGGCTGAGGGCGCGGAGCTGCTGGATTTCGCGGTGGAGGCGCCGGTTCTCCTCTGTTAACGTCTCGCAGCAGCGCTTGAGAAGCTCGCAGTCCACTTCTGTCTGCTTCAACTTTGTTCTGCACGCAACAAATACATGCATGGAGGACATCAGCAGGATTGTTATTATATATGCAAATATGCAATAGATCATATAGTACAAGATAAGACTAAAAAACATTTATATATATGGAATAACTAATTTATGAATGCTTCTTCTTTAAATATATATTAGAATTGGTGACGAATATATGTGATGGAACAGGAAGGAACGAAAAAAACAGAAAGGAGATATGGATATGGGTTTTGAGGTGATGAATATGACTGACTAACCTGGCTCTTCTGTTTTGGAACCACACCTCCACTTGCCTTGGCCTCAGGTTCAGTTGCCTGGCCAAAGCAGCCTTTTGCTTCTGCCCAGATGCACCATGCACAACACAAGCAAAGGGGGAAAAATTTAGGAATCCACAGACCAAAAATActgaaaattttaattttaacatgCATGATTTCAGAAGTGCTAATTAAACTTATATATGTATGTTCTACTTCTACCTAGCAGGACTTACAGGGTTGAGGGTGCTATGCTCCTTGAAGTGGTCCTCCAGCAGTGCCGACTGCTCCTTGGACAGCCTCAGCTTCTTCCGGCTGTTGCACCCTTCGTCGTCGTCGGCAGTGACCACCGCCGATGACGCAACTGAGTAAATAAGCGCCCTGTCGGtggcctcgtcgtcgtcctccatcTGCAGCTCCCTCTTCACTGCAGCGATCCTCCTCATCGGTGTGGTCGTCAGGCCATCTTTGGCCGGGAGGCTGCTGAGCGACAGAGTCGGCTCCAACAGCGCACGTGGATGCGACGGAGGCGATGGCTGTTCCTTGAGCTGCTGGTGGTGGCCGGAGCCGAGGGAGAGGCCCAGGGCTAGCCCGACCTCTTCTTGTTGCTCCATACACATGTATCTTCTGTTGTTGTCTATATCAAGGAGATGATTCCGGCAGTGGTTTAATTTCTTGCGAAAGTTTGCCTATGGTCTCCCTAGCTAGATGCTTCTGCTCCTTTGTGTATGTGTGGAGAgagatggagagggagagagagatgagcTAAGAAGGAGATAATATGTGTGAagagggagaaggaagaggagggggagagagaCGAGGAGGATGGACACCCATACATATAGGGGTGGCAGCACTCGGCAGGCCGGCCACATGAGCCAAAACAGGCAAACCAAAACACAATAATGCACTTCACACTTGCTAAGGTTGACAAAAATGAAAAAGGTAGGAATTGCAAATGTCCATATATTATTCTAAGTGTACGTCTACTCCCTTTTCCATTATTTCTCCTATAATTCATGCATGCACCTACGAACTGACTCGCTTCTTCATTTTCCACCTCTCTCCCTGGCTTTACCAGCTGGTTGTCATCCCCTCTGATCCATCCCAAATATTCTTCATTGAAAAATATTGTATTAATTTTTTACGCCTAAGAGTGTGGTGAAGATTGTGCCAAGTGCACTCACCCACAACTGCAGCCAGTCACCTAGCTATGCGCCCATTTACTGGATCTCGGACACACACTGATGTGCGTGGTGACTCCAAAGTAACTTTTCTTTTCggtagtagtactactactagtagcaTATATCTGCCAAGATTGCTCCATCATCATCCTTTTGTTCTTGGTAAGGCTTGCCCTCTTTACACACCATATAATTGCTTTCCACATGGAACTCTGAAAAATTGGGCCAGTTGAAAGGTCTGTCTGATGTGGGACATTGGTGGTTAGCTCATATTGTAACAGCCTTTTTAATGATGGGGGTTCACAAGTCACAATTGCATCCTCATCAATCAACATTCCCCAATTAGGGTAATGTACGTATGGTTGAGTGAGGTGGACTCTTGTCCCAGTTCCATTCATCACAAAAGCTATTCCCTCACTTACAGGTATATATAATAGCGTCAGTAAAAAAGTTAAGCGTCGAAAGCAAATTAAACCAGTGGTTTAGATATGGTATTACTCATAAAAATGAATTCTTTTCAAACATACCACAGTATCTAACGATAACCTGCTGCATGCAAGATGGTGAGAGCAATAGTTTTCCTACAGGAATCAGGAAAGGTCATGTTTTGATACTAATTAATATTTGATCAGCTGAAATATATTTTCGGTGAATAAATTATAAATTCTGAGTTGGTTATTTTCATGTTCGCTACAGGAATACTAATAAGGCATTGATGAATGGGCACCATCCGTTGTCGGGCCATTTCTTGGACACTACAAGTGGATGGGGAGATGGAGGTCATGATGTAGTGTAATCACTGATAGATGACCTCATTGTCTTGGCTATATGCGCAGGAGTGATGATGTTGTGTAATCATGCAACGAGGATTTGATGTCTCACAATGAACTGCCACAATACTGAAAAAGGAAGATGCACTGTTGAGGATTTTGGAAGAACATATCATTTGAGCATTTGGTCGTGTCCCCTCACTTTTGGCAATCATATATGTTTGGTGTATCCAGAGACGTATGAAGGGATCCTAATTAGCTACTATCAGGTGGTGATCATGATAATTGTCAAGCAAGAACCACCAACATTGTGATTGAGTGTGCTCCAGTTGTTCCTTTAAGCAATTAAGCAATACGATTATATTGGACATTGATTTATTTTCCTCCTAAAAATTAAATATTGATGTAATCAATTGTTGAAACTTGCGCAATGATTAACCATTTCTCATAACTATAATCACAATGTTGACTCTTTACATCCAAATAATTTGTCCATTTGTTGGCCATGCATGCAATCATTCAAAACAAATCATGTGGTTGAAGTATTCTAGATTCGCCACAATCATTGATTGCCATATAAACACGACAAGTATATGTGCCATGCGCGTCTAATGTGCTAATGTATGCTGTAAAATCGATTCATGGTATCATAGAAATGGTTTACTTTTCTAAGTACTTGAGCTGTTGTTTTTCAGTCCGCCGAGTTCCGGACCACGATctttatataatataatatatttcCACGTCCATGCACCATCAGCTTCTTTTTAATATGTAATCAAAGTCCGCACGTATGTAAGCAATTGTATTATAACAAACTAATCAGATGCTTTGGCTCTTGTTTATCCCTTTTATAATAAGTTAATTGTCCCCTTTGTGTCATCTTACTAATCATCACTGGCTTCATAAGAAAGGCCGGAACAGACCAGGATTCACAACAATAATTTAAGTCTTTGTGTCTCCCCGTACTACACAGATTATTTTTATAATTGTCTTCTATTTTTTTCAAAAGCAGATCATACAGCAAACAACCTCTACCTAGATCAGGCACCATCGTAGTCGTAGCTTAACAATACGAGCCATCCCTTCACTCCATTTTTGAGGGCGGTTCTCTTAAGCAAACCTCCCCTAGAATGTATTTGTTTTAAGCGACGGTTAGGTTAAGATAATTGGCTctggaatcatatttttcagGAACAGTTGACTTGAACCAACCAACCCCTAAAAATAGGACATCTTCAGGGTGTTTCGAAAACTAAAAATAATAGATTTTTAAGGGCGATTCGTAAGCCAACCTCCCCTTAGTTGCTTGCTTAAATCACTCTCCTACTTAGTTTACCAAGTGGAATAGATGTGCCTAACCCATCTACTCAATATTTCACCGACTGTACTTGAACTGGCTCAAGTGGCTTCGACGATCTCTTGCAAATCATATTTTCAGGATGGTTCACTTGAACTAATCATCCCTGAATATAAGAGATTTCCAGGTGTGGTTCATAGACTAGAAATATGACTCCAGTTGTGGTTCGTATGCCAACCGCCCCTTGGTTGCTTGCTTAATTCACTCTCCTATTTAGTTTAAAGAGTGGAACAAATGTGTTAGCCTATTGTAATTATAGTATGTGTAATTATGATAGGTAGCCCTTGATTTGTGGCATGTACCACGCCTGTGTGGTTGGCTTATACGCCACCCCGGCCTCTATATGTACTGATGCATATTCATGGAATACAATCAATCATTCCCAAAACACTTTCAAAATGTGCCCATCCTTCTGCTAGATATGCCACTGATGGTACATGAGCTTGCTCAAGTGGTCACCATGGTCTCCAACAACCTACAAAATAACTTACCGGTAGCACCATGAGTACGATGTTACTTAGAGGGCTAATCCATATCTActttatttggtggatgcaaggcTTTACAACATAGGAATGTGAATTATGCATAAAAGGCACAATGTAACAATGCAAGAGTGGGTAACAGGAGAAAATATTACATGTGAGAGAATTAAAAAAAACATCAGCTAATTAAGCACATGAGGAATAACAAATCAAAATCTTTATCTTGCACAAGCCAACATGGTAAAACTACTCTAAAGCTAAAAGTCAAAAATCGAAGCTTTATCTTTCACAAGCCAACATCATAAAACTACTCTAAAGCTAAAAGTCAAGGCCTTGCTCATATTCAAGAGTGTGACATTTTGAAATGATTGTTAACCTTATGTGGAGTGTACAAATTTTCCCACATGAAGCGTGAGTCGATTCATTCTCCCAACCTTTCCCACATTTGGCCAAGTCATCGAATGGATGGCCAAGAGGTGCAAGAGGACTAGCCACGCTAGCAAACTACAATATGATACCCAGTTTATCATTCCCACTCATTGTATATGGTAAGTACAGAATGTGCTTAAGAATAATACAACAGATGCAATGGTCCTTAAACAGTTCAAGGGAGTTATGACATTCGATACTCTGGCTCGCCATGACCCTACCCCAAGCCTAGCCTCCAATCATCATTAGTTGTTATCCATATTTTATCAACCTTAACAACATCCTCATTAGCTTAACATAGCCTATGCAATTACACCCATTGGCAGATCTTAGCTTGAGGGTTAACATGTTCACCCAAGATCACCTATAGCTCATGATAGGGTTTCCTGGCCACTATTCAACTTCTACCGTCTCTAAGCTTGGCTAAGGATGATTACTATTACCTTTTTCCAAGGATGAACATTAGGGATAGAAATGGACTGGGTCGACCTATTGGGTAGTTGACCCGACCTACAAAAACAAAGCCAGTGGACCATATAGGCTAGCCTTAAAGTCCAAATGGACTAATTGGGTTGGAACTATTGACCCAATGCAAAATATAGGTCGACCCAATAATCACATAACAACCTTTTTTAACTTGTTGGTCTTATTTTTTTCAAATAAGCATGGTTGATTATATCTTGTAAGCACATCTATAATTGGAAGTAGAATAGGGAATATCATATTTTGAAAGTGAAAATAGATAAAATTAAAATTATATGGTTCACTTGCAAACTCATTTAATTTGATGCACTATGAATAACATTGATATGTTATCATGGTACTTTTAGTCTTTTGTCTCATATTTCC
It encodes:
- the LOC136491311 gene encoding homeobox-leucine zipper protein HOX15-like, producing the protein MCMEQQEEVGLALGLSLGSGHHQQLKEQPSPPSHPRALLEPTLSLSSLPAKDGLTTTPMRRIAAVKRELQMEDDDEATDRALIYSVASSAVVTADDDEGCNSRKKLRLSKEQSALLEDHFKEHSTLNPKQKAALARQLNLRPRQVEVWFQNRRARTKLKQTEVDCELLKRCCETLTEENRRLHREIQQLRALSHPHPAAFFMPAAAALSICPSCKRLATTGVSAATATATTTTGADGPMAGGPGGALHMFSPFTKSAAC